The Paenibacillus swuensis genome contains the following window.
GTTTGCCGGACGCAAGACATTGATGTCCACCCTCTTGGTGCTGGGCATGTTCCCGGGATTCATGTCGATGATCGCGGTATACATCATGCTGCTGCAATTGAATTTGTTAAATACACATTTCGCATTAATATTGGTGTATACGGCCGGTTCCGCCCTTCATATGTTTGTGGCCAAAGGATTTTTTGATACCATCCCGAAGAGTGTGGAGGAAGCCGCAAGAATGGACGGAGCCAGTCATACGACGATTTTCTGGCGCATCGTGCTCCCCTTGTCTAAGCCGATCATCACTTATATTGCTTTAACTACGTTCTCCGGCGCATGGGTCGATTTCATTTTTGCTAAATTGATTTTACGCGCGCGGGAAAACTGGACTCTAGCAGTTGGCTTATTCGAACTGGTCGACAGTTATTCCAGCACAGAGTTCACTTTATTTGCCGCCGGAGCTGTGTTGGCAGCACTTCCGGTTGCAGCGCTCTTCATCTATTTGCAGCGTTTCCTGGTTGACGGGCTGACAGCAGGCGCAACGAAAGGGTAATAGTGTTCGTCCGTGGGGATCGGGCCTTCGAATCTTGAAGGAACGGTCTCCATTTACTTTTTTTGATAAAAAGTTATTTTACACGAAAGCCAATGTACGATAACATCAAGATTAATTTATACATAGGTTCGCATGTCGTTTTGGAGGTTAAGCAGGATGTCCGTAACCATTAAAGATGTTGCCCGAATCGCAGGCGTTTCTCCTTCCACCGTTTCCAGAGTAATTTCAAATCATCCCCGCATCAGTCGGGCCACAGCGGACAAGGTGAGAAAAATTATGAGTGATCTGGATTATCACCCCAACATCATGGCGCAGAGCTTGGTGTCCAAGACAACGAATACAATCGCCATCATTTTGCCGCGTCCGGCTGAAGAGCTGTTTCTAAATTTGTTCTTCGCCGAAGTGATTCGCGGCATTGTTTCCCAAACTTCGAAGGCCGGTTACGATTTGTTGATGACTTCAGGTTCTTCCCAGAGGGAAGAAGTGGAGGCGATTACCCGTCTTGTCCGGGGGCGTCGGATCGATGGTGTATTGTTGCTGCATTCCCGCAACAACGACCCGTTGATCGCGTTTCTTCGTGAAGAAA
Protein-coding sequences here:
- a CDS encoding sugar ABC transporter permease, which codes for MTSAGKVMKLTLSYILLTLIAVACLYPALWIIMSSFKVGDSLFSETLIPSELTLQHYRDLFLVHSDKQIPYATWYWNTLKVAVMSMLLGTLFQIMTAYAISRFRFAGRKTLMSTLLVLGMFPGFMSMIAVYIMLLQLNLLNTHFALILVYTAGSALHMFVAKGFFDTIPKSVEEAARMDGASHTTIFWRIVLPLSKPIITYIALTTFSGAWVDFIFAKLILRARENWTLAVGLFELVDSYSSTEFTLFAAGAVLAALPVAALFIYLQRFLVDGLTAGATKG